In Oncorhynchus kisutch isolate 150728-3 linkage group LG7, Okis_V2, whole genome shotgun sequence, one DNA window encodes the following:
- the si:dkey-229e3.2 gene encoding uncharacterized protein si:dkey-229e3.2 isoform X2 — MEEPLFSAYGDFVDWSVQTAWEQNDAEVDSAFGDWSSACNGNKSDAVERSSSLSSPMDISKLPTKLENGNVKKSCVVFQECFQVLGESKETNCTVRSLSQLLENTQPFQPTATICDCGSLWSHLVAEPSRLRLSEPKPSLHCHSHSRMVSALRITPSNCISDQCESVFLEDHEETTETSCPPAAALIKTKLLAPSSCHGDTPAFLYQISQQWLTQCSIQLQPQHHKKPPALNYGEG, encoded by the exons ATGGAGGAACCATTATTTTCTGCTTACGGGGATTTCGTCGACTGGTCTGTCCAAACTGCTTGGGAACAGAATGACGCCGAGGTGGACAGTGCGTTTGGAGACTGGAGTTCTGCCTGTAATGGCAACAAGTCGGATGCAGTTGAAAGATCTTCATCTCTGTCTTCACCCATGGACATCTCTAAACTCCCAACAAAG CTGGAGAATGGCAATGTGAAGAAATCATGTGTAGTTTTCCAGGAGTGCTTCCAGGTCTTGGGTGAATCTAAGGAGACCAACTGTACTGTACGATCTCTGTCCCAGCTGCTAGAAAACACACAGCCTTTTCAACCAACAGCTACAATATG TGACTGTGGCAGCTTGTGGAGCCATCTGGTGGCTGAGCCCAGCAGGCTGAGGCTGTCAGAGCCAAAGCCCAGCTTACACTGCCACAGCCACAGCAGAATGGTTTCTGCCCTCAGAATCACACCCTCAAATTGCATCTCTGACCAG TGTGAGTCTGTCTTTTTGGAAGATCATGAAGAAACTACAGAGACCTCTTGCCCCCCTGCTGCTGCTCTCATCAAAACCAAG CTGCTGGCCCCCTCCTCCTGCCATGGTGACACCCCAGCTTTCCTCTACCAAATCTCCCAGCAGTGGCTGACTCAATGCAGCATCCAGCTGCAGCCTCAGCACCACAAGAAGCCTCCTGCACTGAACTATGGAGAAGGATAA
- the si:dkey-229e3.2 gene encoding uncharacterized protein si:dkey-229e3.2 isoform X1 — translation MEEPLFSAYGDFVDWSVQTAWEQNDAEVDSAFGDWSSACNGNKSDAVERSSSLSSPMDISKLPTKLENGNVKKSCVVFQECFQVLGESKETNCTVRSLSQLLENTQPFQPTATICDCGSLWSHLVAEPSRLRLSEPKPSLHCHSHSRMVSALRITPSNCISDQVRWCESVFLEDHEETTETSCPPAAALIKTKLLAPSSCHGDTPAFLYQISQQWLTQCSIQLQPQHHKKPPALNYGEG, via the exons ATGGAGGAACCATTATTTTCTGCTTACGGGGATTTCGTCGACTGGTCTGTCCAAACTGCTTGGGAACAGAATGACGCCGAGGTGGACAGTGCGTTTGGAGACTGGAGTTCTGCCTGTAATGGCAACAAGTCGGATGCAGTTGAAAGATCTTCATCTCTGTCTTCACCCATGGACATCTCTAAACTCCCAACAAAG CTGGAGAATGGCAATGTGAAGAAATCATGTGTAGTTTTCCAGGAGTGCTTCCAGGTCTTGGGTGAATCTAAGGAGACCAACTGTACTGTACGATCTCTGTCCCAGCTGCTAGAAAACACACAGCCTTTTCAACCAACAGCTACAATATG TGACTGTGGCAGCTTGTGGAGCCATCTGGTGGCTGAGCCCAGCAGGCTGAGGCTGTCAGAGCCAAAGCCCAGCTTACACTGCCACAGCCACAGCAGAATGGTTTCTGCCCTCAGAATCACACCCTCAAATTGCATCTCTGACCAGGTGAGATGG TGTGAGTCTGTCTTTTTGGAAGATCATGAAGAAACTACAGAGACCTCTTGCCCCCCTGCTGCTGCTCTCATCAAAACCAAG CTGCTGGCCCCCTCCTCCTGCCATGGTGACACCCCAGCTTTCCTCTACCAAATCTCCCAGCAGTGGCTGACTCAATGCAGCATCCAGCTGCAGCCTCAGCACCACAAGAAGCCTCCTGCACTGAACTATGGAGAAGGATAA